Proteins co-encoded in one Bacillus paramycoides genomic window:
- a CDS encoding DUF418 domain-containing protein, translated as MNQRVEVVDAIRGFALFGILLVNMTLIQFGFFANEKPTYIFGELDKVANWFIQFFGTQNFISLFSFLFGLSIILLQKSIVAKGKKFSPTYLRRILILLLLGFIHGVLIWSGDILFSYGLIGIFLLMFINRKPKTLLIWATILLALLTLMNYSTDPNINVTDFAPYIEKEHKVHETGSYMDHVNFRLTENPFEYIGIDGFFGLTFITLFTLIFLSPLFLIGMYIGKKGWLFEIDKHISAVKKIWLLTGIFSFTIKISAMFVKHPILLMLQNGLTPVTMTFFYGSTIILLFHYKKATRLLTYMANMGKMSVSNYLAQSIITTTIFYAYGFGLFGKIGYFFGILLTIIIYTIQLFVSTYWLQKYRMGPVEYVWRLGTYLEKPRFKRDLDKAS; from the coding sequence ATGAATCAACGTGTAGAAGTTGTTGATGCCATACGTGGTTTCGCATTATTTGGTATTTTACTTGTTAATATGACATTAATTCAATTCGGTTTCTTTGCTAATGAAAAACCAACCTATATATTCGGCGAACTCGATAAAGTTGCTAATTGGTTTATTCAATTTTTCGGCACACAAAATTTTATTTCTTTATTCTCTTTTTTATTTGGTCTTAGCATTATTTTGTTACAAAAAAGCATTGTCGCAAAAGGAAAAAAGTTCTCCCCCACATATTTACGTCGTATTCTTATTCTTTTACTATTAGGCTTTATTCACGGCGTGCTCATTTGGTCCGGGGATATTTTATTCTCATATGGCCTCATTGGGATTTTCTTACTAATGTTTATAAACAGAAAGCCAAAAACATTATTAATTTGGGCAACTATTCTACTCGCACTCCTTACACTTATGAATTATTCAACTGACCCAAATATAAATGTTACTGATTTTGCTCCTTATATTGAAAAAGAACATAAAGTTCATGAAACTGGAAGTTATATGGATCATGTCAACTTTAGGTTAACTGAAAATCCTTTCGAATATATAGGTATTGACGGTTTCTTCGGATTAACTTTTATAACACTTTTTACACTCATTTTCCTATCTCCACTCTTCTTAATCGGTATGTACATAGGAAAAAAAGGATGGTTATTTGAGATTGATAAGCATATCTCTGCTGTCAAAAAGATTTGGCTTCTTACTGGTATCTTTTCTTTTACAATCAAAATTTCAGCTATGTTCGTAAAACATCCTATTTTACTTATGTTACAAAATGGCCTTACACCAGTAACCATGACCTTCTTTTACGGAAGCACAATTATTTTATTATTCCATTACAAAAAAGCAACTCGTCTACTAACATACATGGCCAATATGGGAAAAATGTCGGTTAGTAATTATTTGGCCCAGTCCATTATCACAACAACAATTTTTTATGCATACGGTTTTGGCTTATTCGGTAAAATCGGCTATTTCTTCGGTATTCTTTTAACGATTATAATCTATACAATTCAATTATTTGTTAGCACATATTGGCTGCAGAAATATCGAATGGGACCTGTTGAATATGTCTGGAGGCTTGGAACTTATTTGGAGAAACCACGATTTAAAAGAGACTTGGATAAAGCAAGTTAA
- a CDS encoding NupC/NupG family nucleoside CNT transporter: MKIVMFLVGLLVVFVLGFLISSDRKKIKYKPIALMLVIQLVLAYFLLNTKVGFVLVKGIADGFGAILKFAEAGVNFVFGGLANDGQAPFFLTVLLPIIFLAVLIGILQHIKILPIIIRAVGFLLSKVNGLGKLESYNAVAAAIVGQGEVFITVKDQLSKLPKNRLYTLCASSMSTVSMSIVGSYMKMIDPKYVVTALVLNLFSGFIIVHIINPYDVKEEDDILELQEDKKQTFFEMLGEYIMLGFSIAVTVAAMLIGFVALITAINGVFDSIFGITFQSILGYIFSPLAFVMGIPTSEMLTAGQIMATKLVTNEFVAMLDLGKVAGDLSARTVGILSIFLVSFANFSSIGIIAGATKSIDGKQANVVSSFGLKLVYGATLVSILSAVIVGVML, encoded by the coding sequence ATGAAAATAGTAATGTTTCTAGTCGGTTTACTTGTAGTATTTGTACTAGGTTTCCTTATCAGTTCAGATCGTAAGAAAATTAAATATAAACCAATTGCACTTATGCTTGTCATTCAATTGGTACTTGCGTATTTCTTACTAAATACAAAGGTCGGATTTGTATTAGTAAAAGGGATTGCAGATGGGTTTGGCGCTATTTTAAAATTTGCGGAAGCAGGGGTTAATTTCGTATTTGGTGGTCTAGCAAATGATGGACAAGCACCATTCTTCTTAACAGTATTATTACCAATTATTTTCTTAGCAGTACTAATTGGGATTTTACAGCACATTAAAATTTTACCGATTATCATTCGTGCAGTCGGTTTCCTATTAAGTAAAGTTAACGGTTTAGGAAAACTAGAATCATATAATGCGGTAGCAGCTGCAATTGTTGGTCAAGGGGAAGTATTCATTACAGTAAAAGATCAATTAAGCAAATTACCGAAAAATCGTTTATACACACTTTGTGCATCTTCCATGTCAACAGTATCGATGTCAATCGTCGGTTCTTACATGAAAATGATTGATCCAAAATATGTAGTAACAGCACTAGTATTAAACTTATTTAGTGGATTCATTATCGTTCATATTATTAATCCATATGACGTAAAAGAAGAAGACGACATTCTGGAATTACAAGAAGATAAAAAACAAACATTCTTTGAAATGTTAGGCGAATATATTATGCTTGGTTTCTCTATCGCTGTAACAGTAGCGGCGATGTTAATCGGTTTCGTAGCATTAATTACAGCAATTAACGGTGTATTCGATTCAATTTTCGGAATCACATTCCAAAGCATTTTAGGATACATTTTCTCACCATTAGCATTCGTAATGGGTATCCCAACATCAGAGATGCTAACAGCAGGACAAATTATGGCAACGAAATTAGTAACGAACGAATTTGTTGCAATGCTTGACCTTGGAAAAGTAGCTGGTGATTTATCAGCTCGTACAGTAGGTATTTTATCTATCTTCCTTGTATCATTTGCGAACTTCTCATCTATCGGAATTATCGCAGGTGCAACGAAGAGTATCGATGGCAAACAAGCAAACGTTGTATCTTCATTCGGATTAAAACTTGTATATGGTGCAACGTTAGTAAGTATATTATCAGCGGTTATCGTTGGGGTTATGCTTTAA
- a CDS encoding NupC/NupG family nucleoside CNT transporter encodes MKFVMFLVGLLVVFSLGFLISSDRKKIKYKPIAIMLVIQLALTYFLLNTQVGYILVKGISDGFGALLGYAEAGIVFVFGGLVNKGEVSFFLTALLPIVFFAVLIGILQHFKILPIIIRAIGTLLSKVNGLGKLESYNAVAAAIVGQAEVFITVKDQLSKIPKHRLYTLCASSMSTVSMSIVGSYMKMIEPKYVVTALVLNLFSGFIIIHIINPYDITEEEDTLKLENKKKQSFFEMLSEYIMLGFTIAITVAAMLLGFVALITAINSLFDSMFGITFQAILGYIFSPLAFVMGIPQAEMVTAGQIMATKLVSNEFVAMLDLGKVAGDLSTRTVGILSVFLVSFANFSSIGIIAGATKGIDENQSNVVSSFGLRLVYGATLVSILSAIIVGVML; translated from the coding sequence ATGAAGTTTGTTATGTTTCTTGTAGGATTACTCGTTGTATTTTCACTCGGTTTTCTTATAAGCTCCGATCGAAAGAAGATTAAGTATAAACCAATCGCAATCATGCTTGTTATTCAGTTAGCATTAACTTATTTCTTATTAAATACGCAAGTTGGTTATATTTTAGTAAAAGGAATTTCAGATGGATTTGGCGCGCTGCTTGGATACGCGGAAGCTGGAATCGTTTTTGTATTTGGTGGCCTTGTTAATAAAGGAGAGGTTTCATTCTTCTTAACAGCACTATTACCAATCGTATTCTTTGCCGTTTTAATTGGAATTCTGCAACACTTTAAAATTTTACCGATAATTATTCGTGCTATTGGTACGTTGTTAAGTAAAGTAAATGGTCTAGGAAAACTAGAATCATATAACGCAGTAGCAGCTGCCATTGTTGGGCAAGCGGAAGTATTTATTACAGTAAAAGATCAATTAAGTAAAATCCCAAAACATCGTTTATATACATTATGTGCATCTTCCATGTCTACAGTATCAATGTCAATCGTAGGTTCTTATATGAAAATGATCGAACCGAAATATGTAGTAACAGCACTTGTATTAAATTTATTTAGTGGTTTCATTATTATTCATATTATTAACCCGTACGATATTACAGAAGAAGAAGATACACTGAAATTAGAAAATAAGAAAAAACAATCATTCTTTGAAATGCTAAGTGAATATATTATGCTTGGCTTCACAATCGCAATTACAGTAGCAGCGATGTTACTTGGTTTCGTAGCATTAATTACAGCAATTAATAGCTTGTTTGATTCCATGTTCGGCATTACATTCCAAGCTATTTTAGGATATATTTTCTCACCATTAGCATTCGTAATGGGGATCCCGCAAGCAGAGATGGTAACAGCGGGACAAATTATGGCAACAAAATTAGTATCAAACGAGTTCGTTGCGATGCTTGATCTTGGAAAAGTAGCTGGTGATTTATCAACTCGTACAGTTGGCATTCTTTCTGTATTCCTTGTATCATTTGCGAACTTCTCATCAATCGGAATTATCGCAGGTGCAACAAAAGGTATCGATGAAAACCAATCAAATGTTGTATCATCATTCGGCCTACGCCTTGTATACGGTGCGACATTAGTAAGTATTCTATCAGCGATTATCGTTGGTGTTATGTTATAA